One segment of Natranaeroarchaeum aerophilus DNA contains the following:
- a CDS encoding sodium:solute symporter family protein: MNAIGIQLGIVVAYLCLALVIGLLAYRVTERTAEDFYLASRSFGTIVLLFTTFATLLSAFTFFGGPDIAYQSGPEWILVMGLMDGIIFAILWYVIGYKQWLIGNRHGYVTLGEMLGDRFGSMGLRGLVAVVSLFWLFPYVMLQQMGAGAALTGLTDGWLPYWAGAALVTVFMIVYVVLAGMRGIAWTDTLQGAFMLGITWVAALWVLDAVGGAGAATASVADSNPEFLALGSSVYTPEFMLSTAISIGFGVAMFPQVNQRFFTAGSKTVFKRTFVLWPVLVVLLFVPAFLLGTWAAGLGIDANIDAGESVLPILLNEYTPVWFAALVIAGAMAAMMSSSDSMLLSGSSYFTRDVYRPFINADISDRREDLLGRIGVVVFAAATFVASLGQPGTLVEIGELAFSGFAQLAFPVIVALYWRKTTLTGMYAGIGGSQLFYLLARFTSVVPATYFGWNASVVGMLLGLVLTVGVSAATSAAADERHSRFLYGVETE, encoded by the coding sequence ATGAACGCGATTGGCATCCAGCTTGGTATCGTCGTTGCCTACCTGTGTCTGGCGCTCGTGATTGGCCTGCTCGCGTATCGTGTTACCGAGCGGACCGCCGAGGACTTCTATCTGGCGAGCCGCTCGTTCGGAACGATCGTCCTGCTGTTTACGACCTTCGCGACGCTGCTGTCAGCGTTCACCTTCTTCGGCGGACCGGACATCGCCTACCAGAGCGGGCCGGAGTGGATCCTCGTCATGGGTCTGATGGACGGGATCATCTTCGCGATCCTGTGGTACGTGATCGGCTACAAACAGTGGCTAATCGGGAATCGACACGGGTACGTGACGCTCGGTGAGATGCTCGGCGATCGCTTCGGCTCCATGGGCCTCCGGGGACTGGTCGCTGTCGTCAGCCTGTTTTGGCTGTTCCCGTACGTTATGCTCCAGCAGATGGGTGCGGGAGCGGCACTGACCGGGCTGACTGACGGGTGGTTACCCTACTGGGCCGGTGCGGCATTGGTTACCGTCTTCATGATCGTCTACGTCGTGCTCGCGGGCATGCGTGGGATCGCCTGGACCGACACGCTACAGGGAGCGTTCATGCTCGGAATCACCTGGGTCGCCGCGCTGTGGGTACTAGACGCCGTCGGCGGTGCGGGTGCGGCGACCGCGTCGGTGGCGGATTCGAACCCCGAGTTCCTCGCGCTCGGGAGCAGCGTCTACACGCCGGAATTCATGCTTTCGACGGCAATCTCGATAGGTTTCGGGGTCGCGATGTTCCCACAGGTCAACCAGCGGTTTTTCACCGCCGGCTCGAAGACGGTGTTCAAACGCACCTTCGTCCTCTGGCCGGTGCTCGTCGTGCTCCTGTTCGTACCTGCCTTCCTTCTCGGGACGTGGGCTGCGGGACTCGGTATCGATGCCAATATCGATGCCGGTGAGAGCGTCCTGCCGATCCTGCTCAACGAGTACACCCCAGTCTGGTTTGCCGCGCTGGTTATCGCGGGTGCGATGGCCGCGATGATGTCCTCTAGCGATTCGATGCTGCTGTCGGGCTCGTCGTACTTTACACGGGACGTCTACCGACCTTTCATCAATGCCGACATCTCCGACCGCCGCGAGGACCTGCTCGGCCGGATCGGTGTCGTCGTCTTCGCGGCCGCGACCTTCGTTGCCAGCCTTGGTCAGCCCGGAACGCTGGTCGAGATCGGCGAACTCGCATTCTCCGGGTTCGCACAGCTTGCGTTCCCGGTAATCGTCGCCCTGTACTGGCGCAAGACGACGCTCACCGGGATGTACGCCGGCATCGGTGGCAGTCAGCTTTTTTATTTATTGGCCCGGTTCACCTCAGTCGTCCCCGCAACCTACTTCGGCTGGAACGCCTCGGTCGTCGGCATGCTGCTCGGGCTCGTCCTGACGGTCGGCGTCTCGGCGGCGACGAGCGCTGCTGCGGACGAGCGTCACTCGCGCTTCTTGTACGGCGTCGAGACCGAGTAG
- a CDS encoding HTTM domain-containing protein — protein sequence MSDPTTITNRAARAGRVLYGGLKRRGSIDTRTLAVFRMIVAVLIVGDVLSRSRNFHFYYTDDGAVTASMASDGLNVFAYTSDPTIIAALFVVHALVALQLLVGYKTRVAMVISFVFVISLDQHNPLVTSYADVLFRLLLFWALFLPLGERWSIDAVHRDREARTSVFSIATLGALFQMIAMYVINGYHKSGEELWTGGEATPLIMGLDDTTFLLGETMRQFPELLQLGGLTWYYMLLYGWLLFFLTGRLRLVFAGMFVVAHASFAVTVRIGAFPYVAMAGLLLFAQGEFWRDLDRLARLVGVPVDRLHAAAGRVGAVALVFPRHIPTAGGELWTRRAVYTGVYGVAAFLVVALALLAVGTGAGVVPADEGPKEQVEDVAYDTMIYQPEWSIFAPIPRTTDRYHVFAAQTTTGERIDVYNDREFTFERPGKELQQQYGTYRERFYMNSVRRAGDTGSASLALAEHLCETWEGEDGEELTHVNMYYASEDVTLETIDSPEDRDRSTQVIYRHGCGDHEPTVINPPSLVE from the coding sequence ATGTCTGACCCGACCACGATCACGAATCGGGCGGCTCGAGCAGGACGTGTCCTCTATGGCGGCCTCAAGCGCCGCGGTTCCATCGACACCCGTACGCTCGCGGTGTTCCGCATGATCGTCGCGGTGCTCATCGTCGGCGACGTGCTCTCGCGGTCGCGGAACTTCCACTTCTATTATACTGACGACGGTGCCGTGACGGCATCGATGGCGAGCGATGGGCTCAACGTCTTCGCGTACACGAGCGATCCAACGATCATCGCCGCCCTGTTCGTCGTTCACGCGCTAGTTGCCCTGCAACTGCTGGTCGGCTACAAGACGCGCGTGGCGATGGTCATCTCCTTCGTGTTCGTGATTTCGCTGGACCAGCACAACCCGCTGGTGACGAGCTACGCCGACGTGCTCTTCCGACTGCTGCTCTTCTGGGCGCTCTTCCTGCCGCTCGGCGAGCGCTGGTCGATCGACGCCGTCCACCGGGATCGAGAGGCACGGACGTCGGTGTTCAGCATTGCTACCCTCGGCGCACTCTTCCAGATGATCGCGATGTACGTGATCAACGGCTACCACAAGTCGGGCGAGGAGCTGTGGACCGGCGGGGAGGCGACGCCGCTGATCATGGGACTCGACGATACGACCTTTCTGCTCGGCGAGACGATGCGGCAGTTCCCCGAGCTGCTACAGCTCGGTGGGCTGACCTGGTACTACATGCTGCTGTACGGCTGGCTGCTCTTCTTCCTGACTGGCCGTCTTCGGCTCGTCTTCGCGGGGATGTTCGTCGTCGCCCACGCGAGTTTCGCCGTCACCGTCCGAATCGGGGCGTTCCCCTACGTCGCAATGGCGGGGCTGTTGCTGTTTGCACAGGGGGAATTCTGGCGTGATCTGGATCGTCTGGCGCGGCTGGTCGGCGTCCCGGTCGACCGGCTTCACGCTGCCGCGGGACGGGTTGGCGCAGTGGCGCTTGTATTCCCCCGTCACATCCCGACCGCAGGCGGCGAATTGTGGACCCGGCGAGCGGTGTACACCGGAGTCTACGGGGTCGCCGCCTTCCTCGTGGTCGCGCTCGCGCTGCTGGCAGTCGGTACTGGCGCAGGTGTCGTTCCCGCGGACGAGGGGCCGAAAGAACAGGTCGAGGACGTGGCCTACGACACGATGATCTACCAACCAGAGTGGAGTATCTTCGCGCCGATCCCGCGGACGACCGATCGGTACCACGTCTTCGCCGCCCAGACAACGACCGGCGAGCGGATCGACGTCTACAACGATCGTGAGTTCACCTTCGAGCGTCCCGGCAAGGAGCTACAACAGCAGTATGGCACCTACCGGGAGCGGTTCTATATGAACAGCGTTCGGCGCGCCGGTGACACCGGTTCAGCATCGCTGGCGCTCGCGGAGCATCTCTGTGAGACGTGGGAGGGCGAGGACGGCGAGGAGCTCACCCACGTCAACATGTACTACGCCAGCGAGGACGTCACGCTGGAGACGATCGACAGCCCGGAGGATCGGGATCGGTCGACCCAGGTGATCTATCGCCACGGCTGTGGTGATCACGAGCCGACTGTTATCAATCCGCCGAGCCTCGTGGAGTAG
- a CDS encoding pyridoxamine 5'-phosphate oxidase family protein, with protein sequence MASIPEEYHDLFERPTIAHVSTTLPNGYPHVTPVWIDYDVEEHLLLVNTERERRKELNVREDPKVGVSMTDPDDPYRRISVFGDVVEHTTEGAREHIDELSQRYTGQEYTEANEIETERVLLKISPERVF encoded by the coding sequence ATGGCCTCGATACCCGAGGAGTACCACGACCTGTTCGAGCGCCCGACCATCGCTCACGTCTCGACGACGCTTCCCAACGGCTACCCGCACGTCACGCCGGTCTGGATCGATTACGACGTCGAGGAACACCTGTTGCTGGTCAACACCGAGCGCGAGCGTCGCAAGGAGCTGAACGTCAGAGAGGACCCGAAGGTGGGCGTCAGCATGACCGATCCTGACGATCCCTATCGACGCATCTCGGTGTTCGGCGACGTCGTCGAACACACGACCGAAGGCGCACGCGAGCATATCGACGAGCTCTCCCAGCGGTACACCGGCCAGGAGTACACCGAGGCAAACGAGATCGAGACCGAGCGCGTCCTCCTGAAAATATCCCCGGAGCGGGTATTCTAA